In the genome of Bradyrhizobium arachidis, one region contains:
- a CDS encoding energy transducer TonB family protein: protein MDQRDNSNESEGPAWRRYLLLGGGGLLVVALMVGGIMVVMSGDKNPPRKVNELQVTMILPPPPPPPPPPPPPEQQPEQKMVEQTPVKQEMIEEKPIDIPKEAPPDAPSDANDSPPSLEANTTGPGTLKGGKGGLIGGGGGGGGGSSKWGWYASIVQAQIEAALRANDKTRHAVMRVRVRLWPDATGRITRVQLVSSTGNSELDAVIRDQVLSGMTLREPPPREMPMPIVMQVTARSPG, encoded by the coding sequence ATGGACCAGCGCGACAACAGCAACGAGAGCGAGGGACCGGCCTGGCGGCGCTATCTGCTGCTGGGCGGCGGCGGTCTGCTCGTCGTTGCGCTCATGGTCGGCGGCATCATGGTCGTGATGAGCGGCGACAAGAATCCGCCGCGCAAGGTGAACGAGCTTCAGGTCACGATGATCCTGCCGCCGCCGCCACCTCCACCTCCGCCGCCGCCTCCACCGGAGCAACAGCCCGAACAGAAGATGGTCGAGCAGACGCCGGTCAAGCAGGAGATGATCGAGGAGAAGCCGATCGACATCCCCAAGGAAGCACCGCCGGATGCGCCGAGCGATGCCAACGACAGTCCGCCATCGCTCGAAGCCAACACCACGGGTCCAGGGACGCTGAAGGGTGGCAAGGGCGGCCTCATCGGAGGCGGCGGCGGTGGTGGCGGCGGAAGCAGCAAATGGGGCTGGTACGCCAGCATCGTGCAGGCGCAGATCGAGGCCGCGCTGCGCGCGAACGACAAGACGCGTCACGCCGTGATGCGGGTCAGGGTCCGGCTATGGCCGGATGCGACCGGCCGGATCACCCGCGTTCAGCTGGTGTCCTCGACCGGCAACAGCGAGCTCGACGCGGTGATCCGCGATCAGGTCCTCAGCGGCATGACCTTGCGCGAGCCGCCGCCGAGGGAAATGCCGATGCCGATCGTGATGCAGGTCACGGCGCGCAGTCCGGGCTGA